The Halostagnicola larsenii XH-48 region GGCGCTCGCGGGCGCAGATGCTCCGCTCGGCGAAGTTCTCGAGCAGGAGGTCGGTCGCCTCGTCCCATCCGGTTCGCGTCCCGTCCGGATCGCCCTCGTCGGGGCCGTCTCGATCCGTCGCGACGAGTCGGATCGCCTCGTCGACGATTTTGCCCGCTTCACCCTGCGGTGTAGCCTCCTCGAAAAACCGGGCCCGAATCGCGGACTCGCTCGAGGGCTCGAACGTCCGGCGCTTGACCGCGCGCATGAACGCTCGCGTCGCCTCCCACTCCTGAACCGAAAACGCGTCCGTCTCGGGGGCGATCAGCTTCGGACACCGCGTCCGGAATCGACAACCGGATGGGGGATCGACCGGGCTCGGAACCTCGCCCTCGAGCACCCCTCGAGCGCCGGTCTCCCGCGGATCGGGGACAGGGATCGACTCGAGCAGCGCCTTCGTGTAGGGGTGTTGGGGATTCTCGAACAGCTCCGTCTTCTCGGCGAGTTCGACGATGTGGCCGAGGTACATCACCGCCACGCGGTCGGAGATGTGCCGGATCACAGAGAGGTCGTGGGCGATAAAGAGGTAGGTCAGGCCGAACTCCTCTTGGAGTTCCGCCATCGTGTTCAGCACCTGGGCCTGGATCGAAACGTCGAGCGACGAGACGGGTTCGTCACAGACGATGAAGTCGGGATCGACCGACAGCGCTCGAGCCAGATTAATTCGCTGGCGCTGGCCGCCGGAAAAGGCGTGGGGGTGTCTGTTGTAGTGGCGCGGATCGAGCCCCACCTTCTCGAGGAGCGCTTTCGCTCGAGTCCGCCGGCCCTCCTCGTCGAACATGTCGTGGGCTCGCATCGGCTCCTCGATGATCTGTCCGACTTTCATCCGCGGGTCGAGCGAGGACTGGGGATCCTGGAAGATCATCTGGATCTCCGAGCGCTTCTGTCGGAGTTGCTCGCCGCTCAGCGCCGCCAGATCGTCGCCCCGGAACCTGATCGTCCCCGCCGTCGGGTCGATCAGTCGAAGGATCGTTCGGCCGAGCGTACTCTTTCCGCACCCGCTCTCGCCGACGAGCCCGAGCGTCTCGCCCGCTCTGATCTCGAAGGAGACATCGTCGACGGCTTTCACGTCGTCGGTTCCCAGACTCACCGGCGGAAACCGATCCGGCTCGAAACTGAGCCCCGCGAGCAGCCCCGAATCCGCGCTGAAGTACGTCCGGAGCCCGTCGACCTCGATCAGGGGCTCTCCGTGGGTGTTCTCGGTCCCCTCGAGACCCGTACTCGACGATCCGTCACCGCCCACGGCGGGATCCTCGGCGTCACTCATGAGCCCCACCCCCGTCGGTCGAGGGCTGGTTCGGGCTCGATTCCGCCGACTCGACGGTCGCTTTCTCGCCCGACTCGAGCGGCACGCTCTCGTCGTAGCCGACGTCGAACACGTCGTGTTTCACGCACGCGGCTCGATGCGGACCGTCTTCGGTTTCGGCGACGGTCTTCGTCTCCGGGTGAACGCGCGTACAGACTTCTCGAGCGTCGGGACAGCGGGGATGAAACCGACAGCCTGAGGGCGGGTCGATCGCCTCGGGCATCACGCCCTCGATTGGCTCGAGTTCGGTCGCGCGGTCGGGTCGGGGCATCGACTCGAGTAAGGCGGCGGTGTAGGGGTGGCTTGTGTCGTAGAACAGGTCGTCGACGGGAGCCTGTTCGACTATTTCCCCCAGGTACATCACGTTGACGCGGTCGCAGATTTCGGCGACGACGCCCATGTCGTGGGTGACCCACAGGAAGCTGGTGCCGTACCGATCCTGCAGGTCGTCGACGAGGTCGATGATCTGGCCCTCGACGGTAACGTCGAGCGCGGTCGTCGGTTCGTCGGCGATGATCAGACTCGGCTCGCACGCAAGCGCCATGGCGATCAACACGCGCTGGCGCATCCCGCCGGAAAACTGGTGTGGATACTCACCGTAGCGCTGTTCGGGGTCGGGGATGCCGACCTCCCGAAGCATCCGGATCGCTTCGGTCTCGGCCTCGCTTCCGGACAGATCGCGATTCAGCTCGATGAACTCCCGAAGCTGGCCGCCGACGGTAAAGACGGGGTTCAGCGACTTCATCGGATCCTGAAAGATCATCGCGATCTCGTTGCCGCGAATCCGCCGGCGTATTTCGTCGTTCGCGAGCATCGCCTCGCGCTCGCGGCGGCCGCCATCGGTGTCGTCCTCGAGGCTGAAAATCGTCTCGCCCTTGTAGGTGATTTCGCCGCCGACGATTTCGCCGGGACTCTCGATGAGTCGGAGCAAGCTCATCGAAGCGACGGATTTTCCGGCACCGCTCTCGCCGACGAGGCCGACGATTTCGCCCTCGTGGACCGTAAAGGAGATGCCGTCGACGGCGCGGACGATACCGCTTTTCGTGTGAAACTGTGTTTGCAGGTTTTCGACGCAAAGGAGTGGTTCGGTACTCATTGGTATGTTGTGGTCGTCTCAGTCCTCGAGTCGCGGATCCAGCGCGTCCTGCAGGCCGTCGCCGAACAGGTTGAACCCCATGATCGTGACGAGGATAGCCAGCCCCGGCCAGATCGAGAGCCAGATGTTCGAGTGCATGTATCGCCCGTGGGCGATTCGAAGCATCTCGCCCCAGTCCGGCGTCGGCGGCTGTGCGCCGTAGCCCAGAAAGGAGAGCCCGGCCACGATCAGGATCGTGACGCCGATCTGGAGCGTCGCGTACACCATCACGGGCGCGAAGCTGTTCGGGATGACGTGTCTGCGGATGATGTGGCGGTCTTTGACGCCGGCCGCACGCGCCGCCTCGATGTAGTCCATCTCCCGGACCGATAACACCTCGCTGCGGATGATCCGGGCGAACACCGGGACGAACGTCAGGCCGACGCCGACGACGGCGTAGCGGATGTCCGGGCTTCCCCCGCTGAGGAACACGATGAAGACGATGATGAGCACGAGCGGCGGAATCGCGTACAGCGTCTCGACGCTTCGCATCAGCACGTCGTCGATCTTCCCGCCGTAGAACCCCGACACCGCGCCGATTATCGTGCCGCCACCGAGCCCGATGGCGGTCGAGGCCAACCCGACGCTGACGGAGACCTGCGAGCCGTAAAACACCCGCGTGAAGTAGTCACGGCCCTGCGGATCCGTTCCGAGAGGGTTCGCCAGCGATCCCTCGGCGAGAAACGCGGGCGGTTGGTTCGGGTTAGCCTCGCCGGGCGGCGGTATCCGCGTCGGGTGGTCGAAGATCGGTAGCGCCTCGGCGAACGTGTAGTTCGACGCGGTGCCGAAGGTGAGACTCGAGAGGTTGCTATCGACCGCCGCGAACGCCGCAGCGAACAGGACGATCGCGACGACGTAGAGTCCGAACCGGGCCGTCGCGTCGGCGTGGATTCGTTTGAGGGTGTGTCGCCACCCCACTCGCGCCTCGACGGTGCTGCCGGCGGAGCCGTCCTCGAGTTGTGATTCAGTCGTTGCCATCGTGGAGTGGTCGTCCGTGTGAGCGGTGGGTTGGTCGTTGTTCGCGTGGGTGGTCGTCCGCGCACATCGTCAGTCACGCTCCCCGTAGGTCACTCGCGGGTCGATGTAGGCGTAGGAGATGTCGGTGATGATCACGCCGATCACGAACATGAACCCGAGCACGAGCGTGATCCCCATCACGAGCTGGTAATCGAGTTGCTGGATCGACTCGATGAACAGTCGGCCGATGCCGTTGATCGCGAAGACGGTCTCGATGAGGACCGCACCCCCCAGCGCCGTCGAGAGGTTGAGTCCGATGATCGTGATGATCGGCAACTGGGCTGATCGGAACGCGTGTTTGCGGAGGATCGTCCGCTCGGGGACGCCGTAGGCCCGCGCCAGCCTGACGTACTCCTCCTGGAGCGATTCGATCATCTGCGTGCGCTCGACGCGCATCAGCGTCGCCATCTGCAGGGTTCCCAGCGCGATCATCGGCAACAGCAGGTGTCTGATCGTCTGGTAGTAGTGCTCGATGTGACCGCTGTGGCCGGCGGCCGACGGCGGCCGCCACGGGTAGACCAACCCCGCGGAGGGTAACACGCCGAGGTTGACCGCGAACACGATGATGAGCATGATGCCGATCCAGAACGAGGGCGTCGAGACGCCGACGAGCGCGACGATCCGCGAGACGTGATCCGCCGGTTTGTTCCGACGCTTTGCGGCCAGGACGCCGAGCGGAATCGCGGTCCCGATCGCGAACAAGTATCCCGAGAGGACCAAAAGTAAGGTCGGGCCGACGCGCTCTCCCAGAAGCGCCGAGACCGGTCGATCGCGGTGAATGCTGTAGCCGAGATCGCCCTGTACCAGCCCGGTCATGTAGTTCCAGTAGCGGACGTGCATCGGCTGATCGAGGCCGTAGCGTTGTTCGATCGACCGAATGAGTTGCTCGTCCGCCTGCTGGCCCTGTAACATGAGACTAACCGGATCGCCGGGCGCGAGGTTCACCAGCACGAAAGTGATAATGGAAATCCCGAGCAGGACGGGAATCGCCTGCAACAATCGATAAATCGTGTATCGGAGCAGTCCCATGGATCTCGAGAGGTGTGTTAGTGCTGTTCGGGTTCGTCGCTCACGGTCGTCGCTCGCTCTACGCTCGTCACCGCCACTCGGCGTCGCGACAGACTCGAGCGTCGGGCCGCCGTCTCACTCCTCGATTGAGACATTAGTTTCCCCGGAGACGAGCTGTGGGTTGTACGCGACGTTCGGGTGCGGTTCCAGTCCGTTGACGTAGCTCTGGGCCGCCATCGTGTTGTGCTCGGAGTAGGCGGGCATAACTGGCACTTCCGAGACGATTTCGTCGATGACGCCGACGTAGAGCTCGCGGCGCTCGTCCTGCCCGGCCGTCTCTCGCGCCTCGAGGATGTCGTCGTGAAAGCTGTCGCTACCCTCGTAGAAGTGCCCCTGCGTGACGCCGGCGTTCTCCTCGTGAAAGAGGTTGTACAGGTAGACGTCGGGATCCGGGCCGCCGGTCCAGCCGAGGATGTACAGTTCGTAGTCGCTGGCCTCGCCGGAGATGTAGGTGTCCGTCAGCGTCGCGAAATCGAGGCTCTGGACCTCGGCGTTGTAGCCGAGTTCGTCCAGCCGTGAGGCGATCAGTTCGCCCAGGGCGATCCGTACGTCGTCAGGCGGGACGATGATCGTCGGGTTCCAGTCGTCGGGTTCCTCGAGCCCCTCCTCGAGGAGCCGTTCGGCCTCCTCCCGGTCGTATCCCGGCGCCTCCGATTCCCACTCGTCGACCGGGAAGTCCCACCCGAGTTCGTTGACGATCGGCGGGATCGGCGAGTTCATGGGAATCGCGCTCTGGCCGAGGTTCGAATCGACGAACTCGCTCATCGAGAACGCGTGGGCGATCCCCCGGCGGACGTCGGCGTTCGTCGTCTCGCCTTCGTTGCAGTTGAAGGCGACGTACTGGTAGGAGGGGCTCTCGGTTCGATAGACGTCGATCCCGTCCTCGGCTTCGATCTGATCCCAGTCGGTCGGCGGGACGGTCCCGATGGCGTCGGTATCGCCCGCGAGGATCTGAGAGACCCGCCCCGCGTCGTCTTCGGCCGACTCGAACCTGACCGTCTCGAGTTCCGGTTGGGGCTCTCCCCAGTAGTCGTCCCAGCCCGCGAGTTCGACGAACTCGTCGGAGCTCCAGTCCTCGAAGGTAAACGGTCCGGATCCGACGGGATCGGTGTTGTAGCTTTCGGGATCGTTGGTCCGGACAGACTCGTTGACGACGTACGTCGCCACGGTGAGCGTCGTAAACGCCCCGTAGGGGTGGTCGAGGTCGAACTGGACCGTTTGTTCGTCGACCGCTTCGGTTCCTTCGACGTCGATGAAGTCGTACTCCGGCCGATTCTCGGTCTCCTCTTCGATCGGTGCGGTGAACGAGTGTACGACGTCGGTGGCGGTGACGGCATCGCCGTTCTGGAACTCGGCGTCGTCGACGAGTTCGACGATGTAGCGCTCGCCGTCGCGTTCCTCCTCGGGCTCGCCGGCGGCGAGTTTCGGCTGGAGCTCGAACTCGAAGTCGTACTCGTACAATCCGTCGTAGACGAGATTGATGATCTGGACGCTGTAGGCGTCGTTCGAGACGATGGGGTCGAAATCCCCCTCGGGAGTCACCTCCTGCGTGTACAGGAGCTGTCCCTCCTCGGCACCCCCGTTCCCCCCGATGCAGCCAGCCACCATCGCCGTACTGGCCCCTGCACCTGCCGCGAGAATTCGCCGCCGCGTGGCGGTTGGCTGAATTCGTGTCATCTCACCTCATAATCCGACTACCCCTATTTTGGTATCAGCAGGATACAGACACCAAACCCGACTTTACCGTCCGATAATTCGTGCAGTACTAGCCAGAATGAACACATTTCCTGTTCACTGGTACCACAGTTTGTCCATGACCGTTGGTCTTTTTCTATCGCGGGACACAGTTGGTTGGTATGAACTACAGGGAAGTCGAAACCGAATCCGAGTACGTCGCCCGCCTCGAGACGGGCGCGGATTGGCGCGCGGAGATCGAGTCGCTGGCGGCCGACGTCGACGCCGGCGCGGCGTGGTTTACCGCGCTGGGTGCCGTCCAGGACGCCGAACTGGCCTTCTACGATCAGGACGACCTCGAGTACTACACGATCGACGCCGACGAACCGCTCGAGGTCGCAAGCTGCGTCGGCAACGTCGCCTGGCTGAACGACGAGCGGTTCGCACACACCCACGTCGTGCTCTCGGACGCCGACGGCGAGACGATCTCCGGGCACCTGAACTCGGCGACGGTCTGGGCCGGGGAAGTGTACATGCGCGTCTTCGAGGACGACTTAGAGCGCGAATACGACGAGACGACCGCTCTCGATCTCTGGCTCTGAGATGCGCGAGGTAGACCAGCGGTATTTCTCTCGGCTGGAATCCCAGCTCGACGAGGCGTTCGACGTCGCTGAAACCGCCAAAGAACGCGGCGCTGATCCCGAACCCGAAGTCGAGATCCCAGTCGCGAAAGACATGGCTGACCGCGTCGAAAACATCCTCGGCATCGATGGCGTCGCCGAACGCGTCCGCGAACTCGAGGGCCAGATGAGCCGCGAGGAGGCGGCCCTGGCGCTCGCGGAGGACTTCGCCGAGGGAAACGTCGGCGACTACGAGACGAAAGCGGGCAAGATCGAAGGCGCGGTCCGAACGGCGGTCGCACTGTTGACCGAAGGCGTCGTCGCCGCCCCCATCGAGGGCATCGACAAGGTCGAACTCCTCTCGAACGACGACGGCACGGAGTTCGTAAACGTCTATTACGCCGGTCCGATCCGCTCTGCGGGCGGCACCGCACAGGCGCTGTCGGTGCTGGTCGGCGACTATACGCGCGCGCTCGTCGGCATCGACCAGTACAACGCGCGTTCGGAGGAAATCGAACGCTACGCCGAGGAGATCTCGCTCTACGACAAGGAGACCGGTCTCCAGTACTCCCCGAAGGATCCGGAGACGAAGTTCATCGCGAAACACCTCCCGATCATGTTAGACGGCGAGGCGACCGGTGACGAGGAAGTGTCCGGCTTTCGGGACCTAGAGCGAGTCGACACCAACTCCGCGCGCGGTGGGATGTGTCTGGTGCTCGCGGAAGGGATCGCGCTGAAAGCGCCGAAGATCCAACGGTACACCTCCCAACTCGAGGAAATCGATTGGCCCTGGCTGCAGGACCTCATCGACGGGAACTACTACGAGAATGACGACGAAGCGGCCGCGGACGAGTCGAAAGCGGCCGACGACGGCGACGACGACGACGAGGCGGATGCCGAAGCCGCCGCCGAGGAAGACGACGCACCGCCCGAAGAAACGGGGCCTGTTCGACCTGCCCCTTCGAAGAAGTTCCTTCGGGATCTGATCGCCGGTCGCCCCGTCTTCTCCCATCCCAGCGCGAAAGGCGGTTTTCGACTGCGATACGGCCGCTCGCGTAACCACGGCTTCGCGACCGGTGGCGTCCACCCGGCGACGATGCACCTGGTCGACGACTTCCTCGCGACCGGGACGCAGATCAAGACCGAACGGCCGGGGAAAGCCCACGGCGTCGTCCCCGTCGACTCCATCGAGGGACCAACCGTCAAACTCGCCAACGGCGACGTTCGACGGATCGACGACCCCGAGGAGGCCCTCGAGATCAGAAACGGCGTCGAGGAAATCCTCGATACGGGCGAGTACCTGATCAACTACGGCGAGTTCGTCGAAAACAACCATCCGCTGGCTCCCGCCTCCTACGTCTTCGAGTGGTGGATCCAGGACATGGACGAGGCCGGCGCGGACGCCCAGGCGCTGCTCGACGACCCGCGGATCGACGCGGAGCACCCGCCCGCCGAGGACGCCCTCGAGTGGGCCCGCGAGTACGATGCGCCGTTGCACCCCGACTACACCTACCTCTGGCACGATTTGGCCGTCGACGATTTCTGTGCGCTGGCCGACGCGGTCGCGAACGCCCATATCGAGAACGGCGGCGAGACGCTCGTCCTCGAGCGCTCGGAGACGGTTCGAGACGCTCTCGAGACGATCATCGTCGAACACCGCCAGCGGGAGGGCCGACTCGAGGTCGACGACTGGGTTCCGCTCGCCCGGACGCTCGGGGTCGTCCGCGACGAAGACGGGGAGTTGACCCGGACATGGACCGACGACGACCTCTCTGAGCGAGCGCGCACGTGGGGCGACTCCGATGGGGCGGACTCCGGCGACGATAAGCGAAACTCGAGCGGCGGCGCAAACGCCATCAAGGCGGTCAACGAGGTCGCGCCGTTTACCGTCCGCGAGCGCGCTCCAACTCGAATCGGCAACCGCATGGGTCGACCCGAGAAGTCCGAAAGCCGCGACCTCAGCCCCGCGGTTCACACGCTCTTTCCCATCGGCGAGGCCGGCGGCGCACAGCGCGACATCGCCAAGGCCGGCAAACACGCCGACACGATGTCCGATACGCCCGGCGTCGTCGAGATTCAGATCGGCCGTCACCGCTGTGGGGAGTGCGATACCGAGACGTTCAAGAACCGCTGTCCGGACTGTGGCGCTCGAACCGAACCCGATTATCGCTGTCCGTCGTGTGACTCGGCGATCGAACCGGACGAAGCCGGCCGCGTCGAGTGCGACCGGTGTGACACCGAGGCGACCTGCGTCGAATCCCGCGAGATCGATCTCAACAAGGAGTACCGAGACGCTCTCGAGACGGTCGGCGAACGCGAGAACGCCTTCGACATTCTGAAGGGGGTCAAGGGGCTGACCTCCGCTGACAAAATCCCGGAACCGATGGAGAAGGGGATTCTCCGGGCGAAACACGACGTTTCCTCGTTCAAGGACGGCACCGTCCGCTACGACATGACCGACCTTCCGGTCACGTCGGTTCGGGCGAGCGAACTCGACATCGATGTCGGCCAACTGCAGGCGCTCGGCTACGAGGAGGACATCCACGGCGAACCGCTCGTCCACGAGGACCAACTGGTCGAACTCAAGGTCCAGGACATCGTCCTTTCCGACGGCGCAGCCGAGCACATGCTCAAGACGGCCGACTTCATCGACGACTTACTCGAGCAGTACTACGGTCTCGAACCCTTCTACGAACTCGGGGAACGCGAGGAGCTGGTCGGCGAACTCGTCTTCGGGATGGCTCCGCACACGAGCGCGGCAACTGTCGGGCGAGTGATTGGTTTTACGAGCGCTGCAGTCGGATACGCTCATCCGTACTTCCACGCCGCGAAACGCCGGAATTGCGACGGTGACGAAGATTGTGTAATGCTCCTCATGGACGGTCTGTTGAACTTTAGTATGAGTTTTCTGCCAGATCAACGCGGGGGGAAGATGGACGCGCCGCTCGTCATGTCCTCGAGAATCGATCCCTCCGAGATCGACGACGAGGCACACAACATCGACATCGTCTCGCGGTACCCCCGCGAGTTCTACGAGGCGACCCTCGAGATGGCAGACCCCGGTGAGGTCGACGTGCAGATTGCCGAGGAAACGCTCGGGACGGACGAGGAGTACACCGGCTTCGAGCACACCCACGATACAAGCGACATCGCGATGGGGCCCGACCTCTCGGCGTACAAGACGCTGGGGTCGATGATGGACAAGATGGACGCCCAGCTCGAGCTCTCGCGGAAGCTCAAGGCGGTCGACGAGACGGACGTCGCCGAACGGGTCATCGAGTATCACTTCCTGCCGGACCTGATCGGCAACCTCCGGGCGTTCTCTCGACAGGAGACCCGGTGTCTCGACTGCGGCGAGAAGTTCCGCCGGATGCCCCTGACCGAAACCTGCCGGGAGTGTGGCGGCCGCGTCAACCTCACCGTCCACCAGGGATCGGTGAACAAGTACATGCAAACCGCGATCGAAGTCGCCGAGGAGTACGACTGCCGGCCATACACGAAACAGCGCCTGGAGGTGCTCGAGAAATCGCTCGAGAGCGTCTTCGAGAACGATAAGAACAAGCAGTCCGGCATTGAGGACTTCATGTAACCCGTCGGTTTTGCGCCAAATGGTTCCGAGCGAAGCGAGCGGACAGTTCTTGTCGTCAGTTCTTGCTGCGGTCGCCCGAGGGTGGTCGCAGCCTCGACACCCGAAATTCGATATAGCGTATACCAATTCAAGTAATAAGTGGTCGACGGTCGCACACTGCTGTCCCTTTATGCAGGCTCGTGTGGTCACCTAGTCCATGGCCGACGACACGACACGCCTCGGATTCGGAACGAACGTGTACGCCGAGGACGGGACCAAGGTCGGACGGATCCGCGGATTCGATGAGAACGGGTTCTACGTCACGCTCCGGGAAGGTATCGAGGGAATGAGCGTCGAACACGTCCGTTCGGGCAAGGAGTTCGGAGAAGCGGAACTCATGTGGCGCTGTCAGGTGTGCGGCGAGATGGGCAAACTCGACCAGGACATCCCCGATACCTGTCCATCGTGTGGCACCAGCAAGGAGGATATCTACTACTGGACCGAAGACTGACCGGCGCCGCGCTCTGCAGTACTCGCCAGTCGCTGCCATCCACTTTTGGTCTCCCTCGAGCGGAGACGAAAACGGTTTCACCGCGCTCGTTCCACCTCGAGCCATGCAAATCGTCGTCTTCGGGGCCGGAAGCCTCGGCAGCCTTCTGGGTGGCGTGCTCGCGCGCGAACACGAGGTCACGCTCGTCGCGCGCGAGGCTCACGCCGACGCTGTCCGCGAGAACGGCCTTCGACTCGAGGGGGAACTCGAGGGCATCGTCAACCCCGAGGCGGCGACCGACGGTGCGGGTCTCGAAGCCGACCTCGCCGTGGTGGCTGTCAAAGCCTTCGACACCGAACCGGCGGCGAAAACGCTGGCGACGGGGCGCTTCGAGGCGGTGCTGTCGGTCCAGAACGGAATGGGAAACGAAGCGATACTCGCCGAGCACCTCGAGACGCCGGTTCTCGCGGGAACTGTGACCTACGGAGCCATCCTCCGGGATCCGGGCATCGTCGAGTGTACGGGACTCGGTGAGATCACCCTCGGTCCGCACGGCGGCGGCCGCTCTCCGCTCGCAACAGCGGTCGGCGAGGCGTTCGAACGAGCAGGCCTCGAGACGACCGTCGCCGACGACATGCCGGTTCAGCGCTGGAAGAA contains the following coding sequences:
- a CDS encoding ketopantoate reductase family protein; amino-acid sequence: MQIVVFGAGSLGSLLGGVLAREHEVTLVAREAHADAVRENGLRLEGELEGIVNPEAATDGAGLEADLAVVAVKAFDTEPAAKTLATGRFEAVLSVQNGMGNEAILAEHLETPVLAGTVTYGAILRDPGIVECTGLGEITLGPHGGGRSPLATAVGEAFERAGLETTVADDMPVQRWKKLAVNAGINPITALTATENGAVLEPPANAVARAATREAARTARATGVSLSNREALEAMETVATATRKNTSSMAQDLLAERRTEIDSISGYVVDRATERGLDVPTNRLLTSLVRTQERGQGNGR
- a CDS encoding DUF7130 family rubredoxin-like protein; the protein is MADDTTRLGFGTNVYAEDGTKVGRIRGFDENGFYVTLREGIEGMSVEHVRSGKEFGEAELMWRCQVCGEMGKLDQDIPDTCPSCGTSKEDIYYWTED
- a CDS encoding DNA polymerase II large subunit, with amino-acid sequence MREVDQRYFSRLESQLDEAFDVAETAKERGADPEPEVEIPVAKDMADRVENILGIDGVAERVRELEGQMSREEAALALAEDFAEGNVGDYETKAGKIEGAVRTAVALLTEGVVAAPIEGIDKVELLSNDDGTEFVNVYYAGPIRSAGGTAQALSVLVGDYTRALVGIDQYNARSEEIERYAEEISLYDKETGLQYSPKDPETKFIAKHLPIMLDGEATGDEEVSGFRDLERVDTNSARGGMCLVLAEGIALKAPKIQRYTSQLEEIDWPWLQDLIDGNYYENDDEAAADESKAADDGDDDDEADAEAAAEEDDAPPEETGPVRPAPSKKFLRDLIAGRPVFSHPSAKGGFRLRYGRSRNHGFATGGVHPATMHLVDDFLATGTQIKTERPGKAHGVVPVDSIEGPTVKLANGDVRRIDDPEEALEIRNGVEEILDTGEYLINYGEFVENNHPLAPASYVFEWWIQDMDEAGADAQALLDDPRIDAEHPPAEDALEWAREYDAPLHPDYTYLWHDLAVDDFCALADAVANAHIENGGETLVLERSETVRDALETIIVEHRQREGRLEVDDWVPLARTLGVVRDEDGELTRTWTDDDLSERARTWGDSDGADSGDDKRNSSGGANAIKAVNEVAPFTVRERAPTRIGNRMGRPEKSESRDLSPAVHTLFPIGEAGGAQRDIAKAGKHADTMSDTPGVVEIQIGRHRCGECDTETFKNRCPDCGARTEPDYRCPSCDSAIEPDEAGRVECDRCDTEATCVESREIDLNKEYRDALETVGERENAFDILKGVKGLTSADKIPEPMEKGILRAKHDVSSFKDGTVRYDMTDLPVTSVRASELDIDVGQLQALGYEEDIHGEPLVHEDQLVELKVQDIVLSDGAAEHMLKTADFIDDLLEQYYGLEPFYELGEREELVGELVFGMAPHTSAATVGRVIGFTSAAVGYAHPYFHAAKRRNCDGDEDCVMLLMDGLLNFSMSFLPDQRGGKMDAPLVMSSRIDPSEIDDEAHNIDIVSRYPREFYEATLEMADPGEVDVQIAEETLGTDEEYTGFEHTHDTSDIAMGPDLSAYKTLGSMMDKMDAQLELSRKLKAVDETDVAERVIEYHFLPDLIGNLRAFSRQETRCLDCGEKFRRMPLTETCRECGGRVNLTVHQGSVNKYMQTAIEVAEEYDCRPYTKQRLEVLEKSLESVFENDKNKQSGIEDFM
- a CDS encoding ABC transporter ATP-binding protein, whose amino-acid sequence is MSDAEDPAVGGDGSSSTGLEGTENTHGEPLIEVDGLRTYFSADSGLLAGLSFEPDRFPPVSLGTDDVKAVDDVSFEIRAGETLGLVGESGCGKSTLGRTILRLIDPTAGTIRFRGDDLAALSGEQLRQKRSEIQMIFQDPQSSLDPRMKVGQIIEEPMRAHDMFDEEGRRTRAKALLEKVGLDPRHYNRHPHAFSGGQRQRINLARALSVDPDFIVCDEPVSSLDVSIQAQVLNTMAELQEEFGLTYLFIAHDLSVIRHISDRVAVMYLGHIVELAEKTELFENPQHPYTKALLESIPVPDPRETGARGVLEGEVPSPVDPPSGCRFRTRCPKLIAPETDAFSVQEWEATRAFMRAVKRRTFEPSSESAIRARFFEEATPQGEAGKIVDEAIRLVATDRDGPDEGDPDGTRTGWDEATDLLLENFAERSICARERPRYEFEAEHGDETHFAACHLHR
- a CDS encoding ABC transporter permease, with the protein product MGLLRYTIYRLLQAIPVLLGISIITFVLVNLAPGDPVSLMLQGQQADEQLIRSIEQRYGLDQPMHVRYWNYMTGLVQGDLGYSIHRDRPVSALLGERVGPTLLLVLSGYLFAIGTAIPLGVLAAKRRNKPADHVSRIVALVGVSTPSFWIGIMLIIVFAVNLGVLPSAGLVYPWRPPSAAGHSGHIEHYYQTIRHLLLPMIALGTLQMATLMRVERTQMIESLQEEYVRLARAYGVPERTILRKHAFRSAQLPIITIIGLNLSTALGGAVLIETVFAINGIGRLFIESIQQLDYQLVMGITLVLGFMFVIGVIITDISYAYIDPRVTYGERD
- a CDS encoding ABC transporter permease yields the protein MATTESQLEDGSAGSTVEARVGWRHTLKRIHADATARFGLYVVAIVLFAAAFAAVDSNLSSLTFGTASNYTFAEALPIFDHPTRIPPPGEANPNQPPAFLAEGSLANPLGTDPQGRDYFTRVFYGSQVSVSVGLASTAIGLGGGTIIGAVSGFYGGKIDDVLMRSVETLYAIPPLVLIIVFIVFLSGGSPDIRYAVVGVGLTFVPVFARIIRSEVLSVREMDYIEAARAAGVKDRHIIRRHVIPNSFAPVMVYATLQIGVTILIVAGLSFLGYGAQPPTPDWGEMLRIAHGRYMHSNIWLSIWPGLAILVTIMGFNLFGDGLQDALDPRLED
- a CDS encoding ABC transporter ATP-binding protein, which produces MSTEPLLCVENLQTQFHTKSGIVRAVDGISFTVHEGEIVGLVGESGAGKSVASMSLLRLIESPGEIVGGEITYKGETIFSLEDDTDGGRREREAMLANDEIRRRIRGNEIAMIFQDPMKSLNPVFTVGGQLREFIELNRDLSGSEAETEAIRMLREVGIPDPEQRYGEYPHQFSGGMRQRVLIAMALACEPSLIIADEPTTALDVTVEGQIIDLVDDLQDRYGTSFLWVTHDMGVVAEICDRVNVMYLGEIVEQAPVDDLFYDTSHPYTAALLESMPRPDRATELEPIEGVMPEAIDPPSGCRFHPRCPDAREVCTRVHPETKTVAETEDGPHRAACVKHDVFDVGYDESVPLESGEKATVESAESSPNQPSTDGGGAHE
- a CDS encoding PPC domain-containing DNA-binding protein, which translates into the protein MNYREVETESEYVARLETGADWRAEIESLAADVDAGAAWFTALGAVQDAELAFYDQDDLEYYTIDADEPLEVASCVGNVAWLNDERFAHTHVVLSDADGETISGHLNSATVWAGEVYMRVFEDDLEREYDETTALDLWL
- a CDS encoding ABC transporter substrate-binding protein, whose translation is MTRIQPTATRRRILAAGAGASTAMVAGCIGGNGGAEEGQLLYTQEVTPEGDFDPIVSNDAYSVQIINLVYDGLYEYDFEFELQPKLAAGEPEEERDGERYIVELVDDAEFQNGDAVTATDVVHSFTAPIEEETENRPEYDFIDVEGTEAVDEQTVQFDLDHPYGAFTTLTVATYVVNESVRTNDPESYNTDPVGSGPFTFEDWSSDEFVELAGWDDYWGEPQPELETVRFESAEDDAGRVSQILAGDTDAIGTVPPTDWDQIEAEDGIDVYRTESPSYQYVAFNCNEGETTNADVRRGIAHAFSMSEFVDSNLGQSAIPMNSPIPPIVNELGWDFPVDEWESEAPGYDREEAERLLEEGLEEPDDWNPTIIVPPDDVRIALGELIASRLDELGYNAEVQSLDFATLTDTYISGEASDYELYILGWTGGPDPDVYLYNLFHEENAGVTQGHFYEGSDSFHDDILEARETAGQDERRELYVGVIDEIVSEVPVMPAYSEHNTMAAQSYVNGLEPHPNVAYNPQLVSGETNVSIEE